One genomic window of Mesoplodon densirostris isolate mMesDen1 chromosome 14, mMesDen1 primary haplotype, whole genome shotgun sequence includes the following:
- the LYG1 gene encoding LOW QUALITY PROTEIN: lysozyme g-like protein 1 (The sequence of the model RefSeq protein was modified relative to this genomic sequence to represent the inferred CDS: inserted 2 bases in 2 codons; substituted 2 bases at 2 genomic stop codons) produces the protein MSVLWLLLGLLAFTGSSESSSWGRYGDLQTLYTPGASCGIGRCRGLKYCVRASERPAEMDMPYFLXYQPIMCTVGLKYCMDPAVIAGVLSRXSHGGNVLVNADSMGDGGRVVQDPGLHAPPXWISKAQVSQMTEVLTVRIKEIQRRFPTWTPDQHLRALCNPWVGFPAWSGLCDYTXSSQDLSCGFCNDVLAQAKYFKRQGFQRFSSDPRSLSCRQLQLLHR, from the exons ATGTCTGTGCTGTGGCTACTTCTGGGCCTtcttgcctttactg GCtcatctgaaagcagcagttGGGGACGCTATGGAGACCTCCAGACCCTCTACACCCCTGGGGCTTCTTGCGGGATTGGAAGATGTCGAGGCCTGAAATACTGTG TTCGTGCTTCTGAAAGGCCGGCTGAAATGGACATGCCATACTTCCTGTGATATCAACCCATCATGTGTACAGTTGGCCTAAAATACTGCATGGACCCTGCCGTGATCGCTGGTGTCTTGTCCA AGTCTCATGGTGGCAACGTCCTGGTCAATGCGGACAGTATGGGCGATGGAGGCAGGGTGGTGCAG GACCCTGGCCTTCATGCCCCAC CCTGGATCAGCAAGGCCCAGGTTTCCCAGATGACTGAGGTCCTGACTGTTAGAATCAAAGAAATCCAGAGGAGGTTTCCAACCTGGACCCCTGACCAGCACCTGAGAGCTTTGTGTAACCCATGGGTTGGTTTCCCAGCATGGA GTGGACTCTGCGACTACACCTGAAGCAGTCAGGACCTGAGCTGTGGCTTCTGCAATGATGTCCTTGCACAAGCCAAATACTTCAAAAGACAGGGCTTCCAACGCTTCAGCTCAGACCCAAGATCATTATCATGCAGGCAGCTTCAGCTGTTACACAGATAA